The Streptomyces vinaceus genome contains the following window.
GCGGCATGACGGAGAACGCGCGGATCAAGGCGCTGGAGCAGATCATGCCGGCGACGCACGGCGCCGACGAGGACATCGACTGGCCGACCGCCGAAGCCGTTTGGCGCACCCGGTTCCCGGCCGACTTCATCGCCTTCATGGGCCGCTTCGGCGCCGGCTCCATCAACGGCGAGGCCAGCATCCTCCTCCCGCTGCCCAAGCCCGGCCTCCAGTGGGACCCGGCCGAGATGGCCGAGGAGACCGCCAACGCCCGCCAGCTCTGGGAGGCGGAGGGCGGCCGGGCCGCCTTCGGCGTCGACCCCGAGTCGATCATCGCGTGGGGGGTCACCGGCGGCTCCGACATCCTCTGCTGGCTCACGACCGACCCCGATCCGGACCGCTGGCCGGTCCTGGTGGCCGGCCGGCACACCGCCGACGCCTTCGCGGTGTACCCGTACGGCATGGCGGAGTTCCTGTACCGGCTCTGCTCCGACGAGTTCGACGTGAGCCCGGTCAGCATCACCTTCTGGGACGGCGGGCACCTCAGCTTCGTGCACTGGCGCAAGGCCCAGCGGCGCTGGCAGGAGGGCCGCAACCCCGAGACGGGCGAGCCCGACCCGTACGCGGGCGACTTCGCCGACTGAACCGGGGCCGCGGCCGCAGCCGGCCCCTGACCTGATCCGGCCCCTCCACCCGTTCCACCGCCCCAATGGGCCGGAACCGGGCGATTCGGCATGTCTACGCGCGTCCGATTTGTTGATCACATATCGGAAAACACCAGCCGGAAAAGCCGCACTTGGAGCATTGACCACAAGTTCCGCCCCAATGGAATCAACCGCCCGCGCACAGGAGAGAATTCCGGCCAACGGGCCACGGACGGACACCCCAGCCCGGAGCAACTCATAAGTAGTAACGGGACTCAAAAGAAATTCAGGGGAATACACCCGTGCAACGAAGAATTTTCGGCCCGAGTGCGACCGCGGTCGTGCTCGGTCTGCTGATCCCACTGTCCGGATGCGGCGGTTCAGGCAACAGTGCAGGTGACAGCGGTACGCTCCGTCTGGTCGCCGCGGAATACGGGGACAACCAGGCCACCAGTTCCAAGGCCTTCTGGGACAAGGTGACGGCGGATTTCACCAAGACGAACCCCGGCATCAAGGTCGAGGTCCAGCTCCTGCCCTGGGCGGACATCGACCGCGAGGTCTCCCGGATGGTCAAGTCCGGCAATGCGCCGGACATGGCCCTCATGGGCTCGTACTCGGACTTCGCGGCGCAGGACAAGCTCTATTCCGCGGACGAACTCCTCTCGGTCACCGCCGAGGCCAACTTCCTCCAGCCGCTGGCCGAGGCCGGCTCGGTCGGCAACACCCTCTACGGCCTGCCGTGGGTGGCGAGCAGCCGGCTCCTCTTCTACAACCAGGGCCTCTTCAAGCAGGCCGGCGTGAGCGAGCCCAAGACCTGGTCCGACCTGAAGTCCGCCGCCAAGGCGCTCAAGGAGAAGGGCGTCAAGTACCCGTACGCCCTCCCTCTGGGCCCCGAGGAGGCGCACGCCGAGGCGATGATCTGGGAGCTGAGCAACGGCGGCGGCTACGCCGACAGCAGCGGCAACTACAACCTGGCCTCCGACCAGAACATCCTGACCTTCCGCTGGCTCAAGGACAACCTGGTCGGCCCCGGCCTGACCGGGCCCGTCCCGCCGTCCCAGCTCAACCGCGCCGACGCCTTCGCCGCGTTCACCCGCGGCGAGGTCGGCATGCTGAACGGCTACCCGCAGCTCCTGCACGAGGCGCGTGCCAAGGGCATCGACGTGCGCACCGCGGCCATGCCGGTCGCGGACAACCTCGGTGCCGGGGAGAGCCCGCCGGCCGTGGGCGTCGCCGACTGGATGATGGCGTTCAAGCAGCACGGCAAGCGCGTGGAGATCGGCAAGTTCCTGGACTTCGTCTACCAGGACAAGAACCTGACGGACTTCGCGAACCGCTACCACTTGCTGCCCTCGACCGTCTCGGCCTCCCGCAACCCCTCCGGCGCCGGCCTCGACAGCAACGACCAGTTCTTCCTGACCGCCCTGCGCGGTGCGCAGTTGTACCCGGTGAACGACCCGTCGTGGGTGACGGTCAGCGACACCATCAAGCGCAACATCGGGCGCGCCGTGGAACCGAACGGCGACCCGAAGACCGTGCTGGACGAGATCGCCGCCACGGCGAACGAGGCGAGCAAGAAGCAGCACTGACCGCAAGAAACACCGAACTCCAGCTCCGACACAGGACTTTCGACCCTGCCGCACCCCATCCCATGCGACAGAATGACTGCGACGGCTCTTGATCCAAGGCCGCGGACCAGTCGCCGCCGACCACCCACAAGGTGTGCGGGGCGGCCGGCCCTCTCCCCCGTAGCCCCGCATCCCCGTGGTCCCGCATCCCCGTGGTCCCGCATCCCCCGTGGCCCCGCATGCCCCGTATCCGGGTCAGACCTTGCCGTTCTCCGTCGAGAACGCCGTCCGGTACTGCTCGCAGCTGGAGTCCCAGCGCAGCGTGCCCGTGAGCGTCCCGTAGCCCGAGCGCGTGACCGACCACTCCACCGTGTACTCACCGGTGTCGCAGGCGACCCGCTTCCCGCCCGGGACCTTGGCACGCCCCGTCGCCGGCCGGTCCGCCAGCTCCTGGTGCACCTCGACGGCCTTGGCGCGGTCCGAGGCGCGGCGCAGTACGGCGTGCACGACGATCGGGTGCTTGCCGTCCTTCGTGGTCACGGCCTTCTTCACCAGCGTCGAGTCCGACACCGCCCAGCCGAAGTCGAACGACGGCTGCCACGCGAGGGTCTTGGGGTCGGCGACGCGCCGCTCGTAGTCGGGGGCGCCCGACGGACCGGGGCGGGTGACCGTCTTGTACTGCACTCCGGGGTAGAAGCGGAACTGCCCTTCCACCTTGTGCATCTCGTCCTTGGTCCACTGCGACTTCATCGCCTTCTCGCCGCCGGACGGGTCCTGGAGGTACGAGCCGTCCGCGGCGGTGGCGGCCGCCTGGCCGAGGGCGGGGGCGAGGGCCGCCGCGGCGGCGGCGAGGGCGATGGCTGCGGTACGGGTGCGCTTCATGCCCGGTCCAACGGGGGCCAGCGGGGGCCGGAACGAGGCCGGGCGCGCTTTCACCCGTACGGGATGGACGTACGGGTGGCGCGTCGGCTCAGGCCTGGGCGGTCTCGAAGCGGGTGACGCGGCCGCCGTCGGTGACGAACCGCCAGGCGGTGCGCATCTCGCCCCAGGTGTCGTTGCGGTAGTCGACGACGAGGGCGAGGCCGTCGTCGGACTCGCTCGCGACGTCCATGTGCCCGTTGGAGGACCAGATCTCCTTCTCGGCCCACTGGGCGACGTCGCGGTCCGAGCCGTCGTCGGACATGGTGGCGTCCGGGGCGAGGACGGCGGAGAAGGCCTTCTGGTCGCCGGCGTTGACGGCGGTGACGAAGGCGCGGACGGTGGGGTCGGTCAGCTCGTTCGGCGCGATCACGGGGGCCTCCTGGGCGGTCGTACGGGCCGTCGCGCGGCCGGCGTGCGGCCGCCGTACGGGTGGGCTGTGTGCGCGACCAGGGAACACCGCGGGCGGCGGCGGGGCGGCGACCTTCACCCGTTCGCCGCCGGACGGCGTGTCAGGAGCCGTCCGGGGCCGTGCGGACGGGGAATCCGGTGGGGCGGCCCTGGTCCTTCAGCCAGGCCAGCACCTGGTCGAGGGCCTCGACGGTCTGGGCGCGGTTGCCGCCGCCGTCATGGAAGAGGACGGTCGGGCCGTTGCCGATCTCGCTCTTGACGGCCTTGACGATGGCGGCGGCGCCGGGCTTGCCGAAGTCCTTGGTGTCGACGTTCCAGCCGAGCGGGCGCATGCCGTTCTGGGCGGCGATGCGGCGGCTGTCGGGGGTGAACGCGCCGCCGGGGGCGCGGTAGTACTCCACCTCGGCGCCGCCGCCCGCCGCGTCCTCGATCATCTTCTTCGCCTCCAGGATCTGCCGCTCCTGGTACGCGACGGGCTTCTTGCCCATGCCCGTGTCGTGGTCCGTGGTGTGGTCGCAGAGCCGGTGGCCGGCGGCGACGACGCGCTTGACCAGGTCGGGGTGGGCCTTGGCCTGCGGCCCGATCATGCAGAAGGTCGCCTTGACGTCGTGCTTCTTCAGCACGGCGAGGACCTTGGGGGTCCACTGGGGGTCCGGGCCGTCGTCGATGGTGATGTTGACGGCGTCGCCTCCGCCCTCGGAGGCGTGGGCTATGTCCTCGGGTATCCGCGACTGCGGCGCGCCGCCCGCGCCTTGGGCATCGCCGCCCTTCGCCCCGCCGTCGGGGGTCCGGCGTGACGCGTTCTCGTGCGCGGGCTGCCGTCCGGCCCCGGCCCCTTGTCCCGGGCCGGCGAAGGTCGCCGCGCCCCACACCGTGCCCGCCACCGCTGCGGCTGCCGCCACCACGGCCACCCCGGCCCGGACGCCCTGCTTGTCCCCGCGCGCCTTGAAGCCCATGAACTGTCCCCTCCCGGTCCGTTCGCGTGTGCGCTCTCCTCTCCATGACGACCCGTGAGGCAGACGGGTTCCCGCCAATTCCCCCATAAAATCCGAATAACGGGACCTTGGTCCTTGATCCTCCCGATTTGGACCCCATCGGAAACGGGACGGAACCAGATCAACCTCCCCCGCATCACACGCGCTCACCCGCCCCGTGGGCCACTGCTTCAGCCCACGAAAAAGCCCGGCCCCGGCGGAAGATCCGCCGGGGCCGGGCCCGTGGTACTGGTGCGGTGCGTCAGTGGGCGAGCGACTGCGCCGGGGACTGGGCCGCGCTGCCGTCGGCCTCGTCGCCGGGCTTGGCCGGGCCCGCGCCCCGCAGCGGGACCTCCTTGACGAACCAGGCCGCGACGAAGCCCAGTACGGCGACACCCGCGCCGAGGAGGAACGCCGAGTGCGTACCGGCGGCGACCGCGTGCTGGTAGGCCTCGCGGATGACCGGCTTCAGCTTGGCAAGGCTGGCGGCGTCGAGCTGGGCCGAGCCCGCGGCGGTCGCGGCACCCGGGCCGAGGCGCTCGGTCATGGTCTGGGTGACCTGGCTGGTGAACAGCGAGCCCATCAGGGCCACGCCGAACGAGCCGCCGAGCGTACGGAAGAGGGTGGCCGAGGAGGAGGCGACGCCCATGTCCTTCATGTCCACGCTGTTCTGCGCGACCAGCATGGTGATCTGCATCAGGAAGCCGAGGCCGGCGCCGAGGATGGCCATGTAGACGCCGGACATCAGTCGGGTGGTGTCGGTGTCCATCTGCGCGAGCAGGAAGAGCCCCACGACCATGAGCGCGCCGCCGATGATCGGGAAGATCTTGTACTTGCCGCTGCTGGTGGTGACCCGGCCCGCGATCAGCGAGACGACCATCATCGAGAGGAGCATCGGCAGGAGCAGCAGACCCGAGTTGGTGGCGGAGGCGCCCTGGACCGACTGCTGGAAGAGCGGGAGGTAGAGCACGCCGCCGAACATCGCGAAGCCGACGAGGAAGCCGATGACCGACATGAGCGTGAAGTTGCGGCTGCGGAAGATGTGCAGCGGCATGACGGGCTCGGCGGCCTTGGTCTCGGCGAAGAGGAACGCGGCGATCGACACGATGCCGACGACGATCAGGCCGATGATCTGGCCGGAGCCCCAGGCGTACTCGGTGCCGCCCCAGGTCGTGACGAGCACGGTGGAGGTGATGGCCACGGTGAGGAGGGCCGCACCCAGGTAGTCGATCTTCGGGCGCTGCCCGCCGGTCTTCTTCGGCAGGTGCAGGACCGCGGTGACCATCGCGAGGGCGACGGCGCCGAGGGGCAGGTTGATGTAGAAGGACCAGCGCCAGCCGAGGTGGTCGGTGATGGTGCCGCCGACCAGCGGGCCGCCGATCATGGCGAGGGCCATCACGCCGGCCATCATGCCCTGGTACTTGCCGCGCTCACGCGGCGGGATCAGGTCGCCGATGATCGCCATGACGCCGACCATCAGACCGCCGGCGCCGAGGCCCTGGACGGCGCGGAAGCCGATCAGCTGGGCCATGTCCTGGGCCATGCCGCTGAGCGCGGAGCCGATCAGGAAGATCACGATGGAGGTGAGGAAGGAGCCCTTCCGCCCGTACATGTCGCCGATCTTCCCCCAGATGGGGGTCGAGGCGGCGGTGGCCAGCGTGTACGCGGTGACCACCCAGGAGAGGTGCTCCAGGCCGCCGAGCTCGCCGACGATCGTCGGCATCGCGGTACCGATGATCATGTTGTCGAGCATGGCGAGGAGCATTGCGATCATGAGAGCCATGAGGACGACACGGACGCTGCGTGGCTTCACCTCCTCGGAGATCTCCGCCGCACTTATGTTTTCAGCCATGTCACTCCCCGTTTACCCACGTGCTCCGGGCCCTTACTTGCCGCCCGGCTAGTTGACTACACTGGGGAAGGTAGACCCGCCACTAGCCGGGCGTCAAGTAAGTAGTTTGGGGAGAGCCATGTCCAGCAGCAGTCCGCAGGCGCGCCGCGGCAATACGCGCCAGCGCATCCAGGACATCGCACTGGAGCTCTTCGCCGAGCAGGGGTACGAGAAGACGTCGCTGCGCGAGATCGCGGAGCGGCTGGAGGTCACGAAGGCGGCGCTTTACTACCACTTCAAGACCAAGGAAGACATCATCATCAGCGTCTTCGAGGACCTGACCAGGCCGATCGACGAGCTGATCGAGTGGGCGGAGCAGCAGCCGCGGACGCTGGAGACGAAGCGCGAGGTGCTGCGCCGCTACAGCGAGGCGATGGCGGCGGGCTCGCCGCTGTACCGCTTCATGCAGGAGAACCAGGCGACGATGCGGGAGCTGAGCATCGGCGAGACGGTGAAGCGGCGGCTCTTCACCCTGGTGGAGCTGTTGCGCACGGAGGACGGGCCGCTGACGGACCAGGTGCGGTGCGTGAGCGCGCTGTTCACGCTGCACGCGGGGATGATGTTCCTCCAGCACGTGGAGGGCGACCCGGAGGAGACCCGGCAGGCGGCCCTGGAGGTCGCGACGGACCTGATCACCCAGGCCCACCAGGCGTCCTGAGGAGGGGGCCGGCGGTCGGGGGCCGGGGCGGGGCGCGGTTACCTGTCCCCGTCGCCCACGTCGCCCACGTCGTCCACGATGCCCATGAGCGGGGGGCTCATGCACGGTCGGGCTGCGCGGCAGCTCGGGGCGGCGCGTGGCGAGGCAGCGCGAGCCCGTGCCGCCGCGCCGGGCCTCCTCGCGGGGGAGGTGGCGAGTGCTCGCGCCGACACATACGGCGGTGCGGGACGCGGCACGCCCGGCGGCGGATCAGGTGAGTCGGCGCTCCTGCGCGGTGATCGGGATGTCGTTGATGCTGGCCTCGCGGCGGCGCATCAGTCCGTCCCCGTCGAACTCCCACTGCTCGTTGCCGTGGCTGCGCCACCACTGGCCGGAGGCGTCGTGCCACTCGTACTCGAAGCGTACGGAGATGCGGTTGCCGGTGTACGCCCACAGCTCCTTGCGGAGGCGGTAGTCGAGCTCGCGCTCCCACTTCTCTGCGAGGAACTCGCGGATCTCCTCGCGGCCGCTGAGGAAGCGGTCGCGATTGCGCCAGAACGAGTTCTCGGTGTACGCGAGGGCGACGCGCTCGGGGTCGCGGCTGTTCCAGGCGTCCTCGGCGGCCTGGACCTTGGCGCGGGCGGATTCCTCGGTGAAGGGCGGCAGGGG
Protein-coding sequences here:
- a CDS encoding SMI1/KNR4 family protein: MTENARIKALEQIMPATHGADEDIDWPTAEAVWRTRFPADFIAFMGRFGAGSINGEASILLPLPKPGLQWDPAEMAEETANARQLWEAEGGRAAFGVDPESIIAWGVTGGSDILCWLTTDPDPDRWPVLVAGRHTADAFAVYPYGMAEFLYRLCSDEFDVSPVSITFWDGGHLSFVHWRKAQRRWQEGRNPETGEPDPYAGDFAD
- a CDS encoding ABC transporter substrate-binding protein; this translates as MQRRIFGPSATAVVLGLLIPLSGCGGSGNSAGDSGTLRLVAAEYGDNQATSSKAFWDKVTADFTKTNPGIKVEVQLLPWADIDREVSRMVKSGNAPDMALMGSYSDFAAQDKLYSADELLSVTAEANFLQPLAEAGSVGNTLYGLPWVASSRLLFYNQGLFKQAGVSEPKTWSDLKSAAKALKEKGVKYPYALPLGPEEAHAEAMIWELSNGGGYADSSGNYNLASDQNILTFRWLKDNLVGPGLTGPVPPSQLNRADAFAAFTRGEVGMLNGYPQLLHEARAKGIDVRTAAMPVADNLGAGESPPAVGVADWMMAFKQHGKRVEIGKFLDFVYQDKNLTDFANRYHLLPSTVSASRNPSGAGLDSNDQFFLTALRGAQLYPVNDPSWVTVSDTIKRNIGRAVEPNGDPKTVLDEIAATANEASKKQH
- a CDS encoding nuclear transport factor 2 family protein, producing the protein MIAPNELTDPTVRAFVTAVNAGDQKAFSAVLAPDATMSDDGSDRDVAQWAEKEIWSSNGHMDVASESDDGLALVVDYRNDTWGEMRTAWRFVTDGGRVTRFETAQA
- a CDS encoding polysaccharide deacetylase family protein; translated protein: MGFKARGDKQGVRAGVAVVAAAAAVAGTVWGAATFAGPGQGAGAGRQPAHENASRRTPDGGAKGGDAQGAGGAPQSRIPEDIAHASEGGGDAVNITIDDGPDPQWTPKVLAVLKKHDVKATFCMIGPQAKAHPDLVKRVVAAGHRLCDHTTDHDTGMGKKPVAYQERQILEAKKMIEDAAGGGAEVEYYRAPGGAFTPDSRRIAAQNGMRPLGWNVDTKDFGKPGAAAIVKAVKSEIGNGPTVLFHDGGGNRAQTVEALDQVLAWLKDQGRPTGFPVRTAPDGS
- a CDS encoding MDR family MFS transporter encodes the protein MAENISAAEISEEVKPRSVRVVLMALMIAMLLAMLDNMIIGTAMPTIVGELGGLEHLSWVVTAYTLATAASTPIWGKIGDMYGRKGSFLTSIVIFLIGSALSGMAQDMAQLIGFRAVQGLGAGGLMVGVMAIIGDLIPPRERGKYQGMMAGVMALAMIGGPLVGGTITDHLGWRWSFYINLPLGAVALAMVTAVLHLPKKTGGQRPKIDYLGAALLTVAITSTVLVTTWGGTEYAWGSGQIIGLIVVGIVSIAAFLFAETKAAEPVMPLHIFRSRNFTLMSVIGFLVGFAMFGGVLYLPLFQQSVQGASATNSGLLLLPMLLSMMVVSLIAGRVTTSSGKYKIFPIIGGALMVVGLFLLAQMDTDTTRLMSGVYMAILGAGLGFLMQITMLVAQNSVDMKDMGVASSSATLFRTLGGSFGVALMGSLFTSQVTQTMTERLGPGAATAAGSAQLDAASLAKLKPVIREAYQHAVAAGTHSAFLLGAGVAVLGFVAAWFVKEVPLRGAGPAKPGDEADGSAAQSPAQSLAH
- a CDS encoding TetR/AcrR family transcriptional regulator; amino-acid sequence: MSSSSPQARRGNTRQRIQDIALELFAEQGYEKTSLREIAERLEVTKAALYYHFKTKEDIIISVFEDLTRPIDELIEWAEQQPRTLETKREVLRRYSEAMAAGSPLYRFMQENQATMRELSIGETVKRRLFTLVELLRTEDGPLTDQVRCVSALFTLHAGMMFLQHVEGDPEETRQAALEVATDLITQAHQAS
- a CDS encoding nuclear transport factor 2 family protein encodes the protein MPDPAAVRPPLPPFTEESARAKVQAAEDAWNSRDPERVALAYTENSFWRNRDRFLSGREEIREFLAEKWERELDYRLRKELWAYTGNRISVRFEYEWHDASGQWWRSHGNEQWEFDGDGLMRRREASINDIPITAQERRLT